The nucleotide sequence GCAGAACAGTCTGCTGAAGCTTGGTATACGGGAGACCAGCCTGCATAGCCAGAGCCACCATCCCGATAATTTCATCCCCGCCCACACCAAAAATAGTACAGCCGAGAATAAGATTACTCCCCTCTTCCACCAGTAGTTTTATCAAGCCCTTTGTTTCATCCTTTTCTTTTGCCCTGCTGATGGACTGCATCTCCCGTGTGGCCATAAGAACTTTCTTTCCAGATTTCTCTGCCTCCCCCTGTGACTGATCCTTCGCCCCTCTCCTTCCATATGAGCCAGAAAAACCTGTCCATCGTGAACTGAAGTATGAGTAAATGCTCCCTTCCCGTTCACATCTCCCAGAGCATAGATATGGGGAACAGAGCTTTGTCCTGCATCGTTTACTTCGATATATCCCCTCTCATTCAGACGAACACCCGTTGATTCAAGGTTTAACAGATCAGTGTTGGGAACCCGTCCGACAGCCAACAGTAGATCAGATCCATCCAGGGTCATAGCGTTCCCGTCTGAAGTAAAAGAGAGCTGAATTCCCTCATCAGTTTTTTTCATCTGAGTCAGCTCAGATTTCAGATAGAATTCCAGACCTTCTTCCCTAAGAATCTCGAGGGCGGCAAGGCTCATATCCGGATCTTCTCTTGGAACGATTCTATTTCCCCGGCCGACAATACTGACTTTGCTCCCCAATCTTCTAAAAGCCTGGGCGAACTCAAGTCCGATATAGGATGCTCCCACAACGATTAAATGCTCCGGCAAGTTCTTAAGATCCAGGATGCCCTTGTTGTCCAGCCAGGGAGTCGTATCAATGCCGGGAATGGAAGGTATCCTGGATCTGGTACCTGTATGGATAATTATTTTATCAGCAAAAAGAGTCTCTTCTCCCACTGAAACAGTATGATCATCAATAAAAGAGGC is from Oceanispirochaeta sp. M1 and encodes:
- a CDS encoding FAD-dependent oxidoreductase encodes the protein MIKYDIILIGTGQATGTIIPSLLKKKLKIAVIESDKTGGTCVNWGCTPTKTLIASARDAHMVRRASDFGIDVPSFSVDFEKIMERVNGIRNPGSAGFESWLKSVLDYYGGTASFIDDHTVSVGEETLFADKIIIHTGTRSRIPSIPGIDTTPWLDNKGILDLKNLPEHLIVVGASYIGLEFAQAFRRLGSKVSIVGRGNRIVPREDPDMSLAALEILREEGLEFYLKSELTQMKKTDEGIQLSFTSDGNAMTLDGSDLLLAVGRVPNTDLLNLESTGVRLNERGYIEVNDAGQSSVPHIYALGDVNGKGAFTHTSVHDGQVFLAHMEGEGRRISHRGRQRNLERKFLWPHGRCSPSAGQKKRMKQRA